The genomic segment TAAATCCGGGCGGATCGGTGAATAACGCAGCGAGACCATATAGCCCAGCTTCAGACGCGCCAGCGCTTCATCTCCGGTCATCGCTTCGTGGTCACCATCGGCCCCGAACAGTTTCAGCCGGGTCAGTGTCCGCTCGGAAGCCCCGGGCAGATGGGACTCAATCGGCTTTCTTAAATGCTTGGTCGCACGCATCCACGAGAGCATCTGATCATCACCATGAACGACACGCGGCCAGCCTGTCAGTTCTCCGCCCTGCACCACGCGCGGGTGGTGCAGCCAGCGGTAAATACGCTCATCAGTAAAAGGAGAGTGATAAACCTCCGATTGCGGATCATACCGGCACCACCAGTAGAAGGTCTCCGGCAGCCGTTCCAGTTTTTCGATAATCTGAAAGGCCTTTTCATCTGTGAGACTTCTGACCAGAAGCGCATTGTCACAGATTAATGCGGTCGTACCCAGCGGGGCGGCATATTGTGCCAGTGTCTGCGGGTTATACAGCTGCCCGGGGTGGACATGCGGTTCAATATACCCGGGCACAAGTGTCAGTCCTGAACAATCAATAATCTCTGTCGACTCCGTTTTCACCGGCATGTTATTGCCGACGTAGACGATCCGGTCTCGGTCTGTCCAAATATTCGCTTTGATCCAGGTTTTCAGATACGTATTCAGATAAACCGCAGACTGCAGGACTAAGGTCGGCGCTACTGTACCACTGAGGATGGCCGAATGCCTGCGCATGTCACCTATTGTCCAATACCCGTTCCGATCCATACTGCACTCCCTCTGAACGATTGTCGCACACTAATCCGTAAAAGCATTTCATTTATCATTTTACATCAAATAAAAGATCATTGGAAACCGCGCTTTTTGCGATATTGATTTTTTTATCACGCCAATCTGAGTGGCGCAACTTTTCCAGATGGTCAAAGGTTTGCCTTCTGATTCGATGGGATTTTTTCAATGATCCACCCAATCAACCCATCTTGCAGGGGCTTTCATCTCACTTACTTGTCATAAGCGGTTTTATACTGAGAGCAAAAAGTAAAATAAGCGGAGATTTTCCGGTTAGGAGGCAGAACGGCACGCTTTTCGGGAGGGATATAAGCGGAATTTTTCCGCTTATGCCAGACAACAAGCGCCATTTTCCCATTCCTCCAGTCAATAGACGGAATCTCTCCGTCTATTCTAGCTGTTTTTAAATTGAATGACTTAAGTAACCGGAAGTTTTCCGTCTATTCATCTGATCATGCGCTTAACTCGATCCCCCAACCGATAAGGGCGGACTCCCTCTGTATTTTTCAGCAAACCCGAAACGCCAGGAACAGAGTTATTATATAATGAACACAGACGACAAAGATTTTTCTGATCCCGCCTTAAGACATGGAGCTGACTCATGATGCATATACTATGGGATTTTGATGGTACACTTTTTAACACCTATCCGATCTATCAGAAGTTGATGAAGGAGGTCCTGCCCGACCGGTCTGAACAAGAAATTCTCGCCCATATTAAAATTTCATTCACCCACGCCTTCAGCTATTTCCACATGACGGTGTCACAGATCCGAGCGTTCCGTGACCTCATGCACCAGGTCCCCGCGAAAGCAGTCCAGCCTTTCGATGGCCTGGAAAATGTCCTGTCCTCTGCCGAAAAGCATGTCATCATGACACACAACAACCGACATGATGTGCTCCAGGTACTGAAATATCATCAGCTTGATTCATATTTCAATGATATCGTCGCCTATGAGGACGGATTTCCTAAAAAACCGGACCCCGCTTCCTATGTTTATCTCGACAGAAAATACGGCATCGATCTCGTGATCGGTGACCGGTTGCTTGACATTATTTCCGGGCGAAAAATTGGAAGCAGGACCTGTCTCTTCCAGAACAGACAACCCGGAGCAGATTTTTATCTGGAGGATTACCGGGAGTTTTTCAATGTCATAAATAACAATTTTTAAGTCCTTCATAAGGATGAATTTATTTTTTTCAATAAATGGATAAAATAAAGGAATTTCTATGTTTTTCGTCGAATATAATCTCTTGGTTCAACTTTTTATAAATAAAACTTCTTTTTATCCTTTTGATCTTATTGATGCAAGCCTTTATGATAAGAAACAGACTCCACTATATAGATATACATATCCTGAGAGAGTACGACAGGTAACACGTAGGGGAATTATTTTATTTATGAGGATTTGATTATGTTGAATACTATAGATTTTCTACCAAGGACCCCAAAAAGAAGTCATTTAAACAAGAAGGGGAAAAGCGGCTTCTATGATTATTATGCAGGATATTCATCAGAATTCGTTGAGGATGTCCTTAATTTCTGGAATCTTCCACATGCTTCAGTCATTCTGGATCCATGGAATGGGAGCGGAACCACAACGAATGTTGCGGCAGCTCATGGATACAAAGCACTTGGGTTTGACATTAATCCAGTCATGCTGATTGTAGCAAAATCCAGAGAGATCTCACCTTCTGCTGCGTCAAGGCTGGAGTTTTTTAAAAGGTTAATTATCGAGAGATATAATTCACATCGTTCCAATCAGTTTCCGTACTCCGACCCGCTCGAAGGTTGGCTGACTCTTGAAACGAGTACAGCGATTCGCAACATTGAAGCTTTGATCCAGACGATCATTATCAAGCATAAAACTCCTTTTCTGCTTTATCATAATCTGGGGGAATTAAAAAACCTGTCAGCTGAAGCCTCTTTTTTTTATGTTGGTCTTTTCCGGTTGCTCAGAGAAATTTCTCTCCCGCTTCGCTCCTCGAATCCCACTTGGATTAAAAGGCCAAAATTGGGTGAGCGGAAAATCAGTATAAGTGACAATAGCATACTTGAGATTTTCCAAGATCAGGTAGAAGAGCTCATTGAGTTACTTCATCAGGAACAGAACATAAATGGACCGCGACAAGTTCGATTAGATATCGCCATGTCTGAAAATCTTCCACTTGAAGACAAATCGGTCAATGCCATTGTAACCTCCCCACCTTATTGCACGAGAATCGACTATGCTGTATTAACCAGTCTTGAACTTGGTCTCCTGGGGTGTAGTCAGAAGGAAATGAAACATCTTCGTCAAAACTTCATGGGCACTCCTGTGATCAGTAAAACAAAGCCCGTCGTGAGTCAAAAGTGGGGACAAGGCTGTCTGAAGATTATAGACGCAATTGGAAATCACGAATCTAAAGCGTCGCAGACGTATTATTTAAGAACATATCTTCAATATTTTGATTCGCTGAACCATTCTTTGAGAGAACTGAATCGCGTTCTGAAAAATGATGGTCAGTGTGTGCTTGTGGTCCAGAATTCATATTACAAGAATGTTTATATCAATCTGGCTGAAATTATTAAGGATATGACTGAACCTTTCCACTGGGAAATCGTTCAGATATTTGACTATTTATCACCTCAAAATATGCTTCAGATTAATTCAAAAAGCAAAAAATACAGGGTGGACGGAAAAGAAAAAGAATTTGTACTTTTTTTCAAAAAGGAGGGATCCGATGACTAATCGTGGAAAATCAGCACCAGTTGAACTAATTGAAAAAGTTGACTCAAAAATTGAAATGGTAAGAACTCGAAGCCTTGACCTTTCTTTTAACGAACTACTGGATATGTACCAAAGCGAGGAATTAGAGATTGCTCCGGAATATCAAAGGTTATTTAGATGGTCAGAAGAAAAGCAGTCTCAATTTATTGAATCACTCATTCTTGAAATGCCGATACCCCCAATATATGTTATTGAAACCGAGGAAGGCGTTTATGAACTGATTGACGGCTTACAGCGTATTTCCTCCTATCTGCATTTTCGCGGTGCTCTGAAAGATTCTGATTTTTTACGTCTGATTGACTGTGATATTGTTACCGAATTGAATGGTTACACGTATGACGAACTGCCAAAGGCCTTACAAATCAAATTAAAAAGAAACTTTATCCGGGTAGAAGTTATTAGAAAAGGCAGCGATCAGCGCCTTCGTTACTATATGTTTAAACGGCTCAATACTGGCGGGGAGTTGCTGAGTGAACAGGAATTAAGAAATTGTACCATTCGTTTATTGGATGAAAGGTTCAATGATTTCATTATTGAATTGAGCCGGAATAAAGATTTCAAGGCCTGTATGACGCACCTTTCGGCCCAAAATTTTAATTTGAAAATTGATCAGGAATATGTGTTAAAGTTTTTTGCTTTTAAAAATGATCGGGAACATTATCAAAAAAACATTGCCTCTTTTGTCACTTCATACATGGAAGGTGTTTCTTACTCTCCTGGCGAAGAGGAACACATTCCTTTTGATTATCAGAAAGAGAAAGCTATCTTTAACAAGACATTTGCTGTTCTTCATTCATCTCTTGGAGAATATGCTTTTGCCCGTGTTAACAATCATGGAAACTGGGTGTCCTCTGTTTCGCCGACCCATTTTGATGCGATAACACTTGGTATTCAGCCGTACATTGAGGAACTAAACGCAGAAGACCCCCGGCAAATGGGGCATCTCAATCAATTGTTGAAACAGATCAAACAGAACTCTGACTTTTTGAACGCAACTCTTGGCGGCGGTAAAAATACCAGAAGTTATCTTGAACAGCGCATTAAACTCGTGGAGGAGAGAGTTGGTGAGTGGCTTCGTGGATCAGGAAAAACTTCTTGATAAAAGGGCACAGCTGGAAGAGGAACTGACTTGGAGAGCTGATGAAATTCGACTGCTGCGAAATCAACTCTCATATATTGAATTCGAGAAAGATCAGAATCGTTTTCGCAAAGCATTACTTGTTATGCTTTATTCTCACTACGAAGGATTTTGTTCGATAGCTTTTCAGATATATATTGCCGCTATTAATGAGGAACATCTAAAACGAAGCGAGGTCAATCATTTTCTCGCTGCTTCATCTATGATTGAAGCATTTGATGCTTATGAGGATGATAACATCAAACCCCGGCACTATAAAAAAATTTTTAAGAAGACATTACCTGATAAAAACAATCTGCAGAAATTCGCCCGACAGATCGACTTTGTCGACAGTTTCTCTGACTTATGGACGCAGAACGTATATATTCCGGATGATATCGTCGATACAGAATCTAATCTTTGGCCGATTGTGCTGAAAAAGCTTCTTTATCGACTTGGACTGCCCTGTAATTATTTTGAGGATCAGGAGTGTTATATTCATGAATTGGTAAATCGCAGAAACGGAATTGCCCATGGACGGGATAAGGAAGGGATTACGGCAGATATATATAACCACATTGAGAAGTCTACATTTTCAATTATGGAACGTGTGATTAACTTGATCATTGATGCATTGAAGAAAGGAATTTACCTCGTTCCTTCTTCTTAACCTCTCCGGTTTGTATTTTTTTATAAAGGTTGCTAACTTAGAAAACCTGGCTTTTTAATGCCAGGATGATTCAGTGCCCTGGACGATCATATATTCTATGATATATAGTTATTAGGACAAAAACCAGTTCTTAAAAATATGGTGCTACTAAAACTGGCTCGGAATGAGCTATGGTAAGTAGCAGTAATCTCTACTTAGCCTGTCTAAGCCAGTTAGCAATGCTCTCAGAACCCCGGTACTTAAGTGCCCATGTAGACAGACATTTTCCGGCATTTTCAACATCTTATATATAAAGGCGCTGCACCGGTATTCCGGGCAGCGCCTTTTCCATTACTGTGCAGGCTAATTATTTTTCAGCTGTCTCTTCGTAATCGGTCAGGGTCTGATCAATGTGGTCCCTGATCAGTTTCGCTGAAGCATTGAATGATTTGGTCTCTCTTTCGTTCAGGTGAAAATGAAGGATTTCTTCCACACCGTTTCCGCCAAGCACAATCGGAACACCGATAGAGACATGATGCTGCCCGTACTCCCCTTCCAGAATAACCGAAGCAGGCGTAATCGTATGGGCCTGATTCAGAATCGTTTTAGCAAAGAAAGCGAGCTGGTTGCCGATACCAAACTGTGTATTGCCTTTGCGCTTATGAATCTCCCAGCCAAAGTGACGGGCGGCGTCTTCAATCTTATCACGGTCAAGTTTCCCAAACCTGGCCCTGTTTTCAGCCTCATAATCATCGATGGACTGGCCGCCAATCCGGGCGTGCGACCAGGCGGCAAACTGTGAGTCTCCGTGTTCGCCCAGCATGTAGGCACTGATGCTGCGCGGATCGATGTCGCCGACTGCTTTGGAAATCTGCCTGCGCAGCCTCATACTGTCAAGTGCCGTGCCGGTTCCGATTACATGGTTCTTTGGCAGTCCGGACAGATGATAGAATAAATAGGTAATAATATCACACGGATTGGTTGCAACGACATAAAAACCGTTGAATCCGGCCTGACGAAGTTTCGGCACGATATCATAGGCAATAGCCGAGGTGCCCTTCAGAAGTTTAAGCCGCGAACTGGTCGCGATCAGCGACCTGTCTGTTACAGTAACCAGAATGACATCACATGGCACCAGACCCTCAAGGGGCACTTCATAAACCCGCGTACGCGAAGGGTTGGTTTCAATGCTGTCCGCAAAGTCCCACGCTTCGCCTTTAGCCCGCTCACTGTCAATATCAGAAATGTAAAGTTCGTCCGCCACATTTTCATGAAGAATGGCTGTAGCTGCCGCTTTCCCTACATTTCCAATTCCGACTATACCGATTTTTCTGACTGTATGACTCATGAGTAACCCTCTCCTTTTTCTGATCGTCTATCCTTTTTTTCTGTGTTGTGTGACGTTATTTTACACCTTGCGTTATCTGGTATCAAGACGCCTCCGGGTAAAGAAAAAAACAGAGCCGGATTTCTCATGCTCTGCTTTGAATAAAAAACCGCTGTTTCATTAAAATGTTCCGTCAGTCAGACAGACTCTGATGAATCCATCGACATCCGCAAGCAGCTCTGCCTGCCGTTCAGGCTGACGAAAAGCCGGATCCATCATTTTTTGGAAACACTTCTTTTTACTTTCCGGATCGTGCAGTTTTTCCCTGATCTTGCGGCGTGCCTGGAACAGAAACTCAAGCCAGGTTTCCGTATCTTCAGGAAGCTGATCAGAAAGACTGTTGCGGATTTGCCGCGCAAGACCGGGACTCGCCCCGCCTGTTGAAACAGAAAGAGTGAGCCGGCCTCGACGCAGAACCGCCGGCAGGATAAAGTCCCCCTGTTCATAATCACCGGCGATATGTACCAGCTGATTTGGCCCTACCTGTCCGGCAATCTCAGTATTCAGTTCCGCATCATCCGTCGCTGCAAAAGTCAGGAAAGCACCTCTGGCATCGCCTTCCTGCCACGCTCTCCGTAACCATTTGATCTGCCCGGCAGCCGCCCATTTTTCAAGCTCCGCTGATTTCCGCGGACTGATCACCGTCACAAATGCGCCCCCGCTCAGGAGCGCCTGTATTTTCAAAGCGGCCGCCCGTCCGCCTCCGGCAACAACCGCTTTTCTCCCTTTCATGTCAAGCATAATGGGGAGGTACATCCTGCAGCGACTCCCTGATGCGTTTTTTCATTAACTGAATCAGAGCCGGATGATAACCGAGCGGACGGCACAGAACAAACGCTGCCCCGGCTTCATTCTTTTCGCGAACAGATCTGCTGATCGTTTTCATCAGCACACCGGTAAACAGCAGGTAGGGGATGACAAATGTCTGTCCCCGTTTTTCCCGGACCACCCGCTCAAGACCCTCCTGAAAAGAGGGCGATGCGGCTGCCATGTAGCAGACGATGACGGACGGGATACCTTTATTCAGCAGCAGTCGCCGGATTGCGGCAAAATCACGTTTTGTATCCGGATCACTTGATCCGCGGCCGACCAGCAGAATAGCGTAGCGTTCCGGAAGATTCTGCTGTTTTTCATGCAGGCGCTCAATTAACAGATGGATAATGATATCATCCACCCCGAACGGACGGCCACAGATAAAATGCACATGGCGATACTTCTTTCTGGCCTTATCAATTTCCCCGGGAATATCCCGCTTCGCGTGTCCCGCCGTCAGGAGCAGCAGCGGCTGAACAAGAAGTGTACGCACTCCGGCTGCCACACATCGACGGATCCCCTCCTGAATATTAGGCCGAACCAGTTCAAGATAACAGACTTTTTGAATCGGTACATGAACCTGCAGCATGCATTTCTGTAAAAAATGGTTGGCCTGATGGAGTCCTTCTTTGACTCGGGTTCCGTGGCTGACATAAAGCACGCCCAGCATCTAGTACGCCTCCCTTGCCGTATTGACCGAGGGACGGACAGCCTCAAACCATTTTAATGTCTCCCTGAGCCGGACCACTTCGCCGACAATGATCATGGCCGGATTCAGCAGGTGCCGTCTTCCTGCTTCCTCAGATGCCTCTTTCAATGACGTGGTGATCGTCCGCTGATGATCGGTTGTACCCCATTCAATCAGTGCAACCGGCGTTGCGGGCTGACGGCCGTGTGCTATCAGCTCCGCAGTGATATGGGCGAGGCTGCTGACGCCCATATAAATCGCCAGCGTATCCACACTTGTCGCCAGTTTCGACCAGTCAACCGTCTCTTTCCCACCTTTTTTCGCATGACCGGTCACAAACGCGATCGAACTGGAATAATCACGGTGAGTGACCGGGATACCGGCATAAGCCGGCGCGGCGATCCCTGCTGTGACGCCGGGAACAATTTCAAACGGGATACCTGCCTTGGCAAGAAAGGCCGCCTCCTCACCGCCACGACCGAAAACAAACGGATCACCGCCCTTCAGGCGTACCACTCTTTTTTTCTTTCTGGCCTGATTCACAAGCAGATGATTAATCGCTTCCTGTTTCAGCGGATGCGCATGAGGCAGTTTCCCGCAGTAAATCCGTTCCGCCGACGGCCTGGCTTCATCAAGCAGTTCCTCGTTCACCAGCCGGTCATAGAGGATCACATCTGCAGATCGAATCAGATGCAGCCCTTTCACGGTGATCAGTTCCGGATCACCCGGACCGGCACCGACTAGATAGACTTTGCCCATCAGCTATGCCCCTTTCATTCAAATGATTTTCTCTTATGCAGAACAAATCCGGCGCCGTTTTTCAGAATTCTTTTCTTTTCCACGAGTGCAATATCATCCACACGAATTTTTTTCAGAAAGGTTCGATCCAGCTCCCGGTCAACAATCCTGAATGCCGATTCTTCATTTTCCGCAACAGCGACCACCGGGATTTCCTGCTCTTCGGAGGTGACGATAAAACGATATAATTCCATAGTTTTTTCACCCGGCTTCCTCTGAATGGCCCGCCATAATTTTATTGAGCAGATGCTGAAGAAAATCGGTCCCCACGCGATTTTTAAAAGAGAAAAACGACTCGCCTTTTCCCTTATGCTCCTTAAAATAGACCAGAAAATCCTTCAGTACAGCGGGAAGCAGATAATCGGGTATCCGCCCTTTAAGCCGTTCATTAAAATGACCCGTCCCTTTCAGCGACCCGCCGACAAACAGTTCATAAGCATCGACCAGCTGTTTATCCTTCGTGCGCAGTTTGAGTCCCTGGATACCGATATCGGCAATCTGTCGCTGGCCGCAGGAATTCGTGCAGCCAACCATGTTTATACGCACCAGTACATCGATATCAATTTCTCTGTCCAGAAATTGAGCGATTTCCCGCATCCGGTCTTTTGTATTGGTCAGGGCAAGGTTACAGAACTCATTCCCCGTGCAGGCCACAGCATAGCCCATAAAGTGGGAGGGATGAATCGGAAACTTTTTGAAAAGATCATCGGCAAGCAATTGATCCGTTTTTTCATTCGGTATATTAGGCAGAATCAGATTCTGAGAGTTGGCTGTACGCAGCTCGCCTGTTCCATATGCTCCGGCCAGGCGGGCAAAGCTTCGGAAATCATCTGCTGAAAGGCGACCGACCGGCACGCTGACGCCGACATAACTCAGGCCGTTTTGTTTCTGAGGATGCACGCCGTAAAAATATCCGGCATTCCATCCTTTGGTCTCGTCATGGCCGGCCGGGGTCAGGGGTCCGGTTAACTCCAGAACTTTCTCCTCAAATTTCTTAATCCCCCAGTCGGCGATCAGATACTTAAGCCGGGCCCGGGCACGGCTTTTCCGATAGCCAAAGTCTCGGTAAAGCCTGGTTACGGCATCAGCTACTTTGATCACCTCATCTGCCGTATGGATAAAGACATTCAGCTTCTTAGCAAGATAGGGTCTGGCAGCAAGCCCGCCCCCGACCAGGACATGGAAACCGCTGACTTTTTTGCTGTCGATCACTTTAGTGGCCGGCATGAAGGCAAGGTCGTTGATCTGAGCCTGACCGACATTATATACATTCGAATTAATGGATATCTTGTACTTACGCGGGAGATTGGAAAAATCGGGATTATCCTGAAAGTAGTGGAAAACCCGGTCAACAATCGGACGCGTGTCAAAAAGTTCATCCGGATCAATGCCGGCGAGCGGGTTTCCAACAATATTACGCGGCGCGTCGCCTTCCGCCTCACTTGTCGTCAGCCCGACTGCCTTCAGCCGGTCAAAGATTTCCGGAAGGTGCTCAAGCGGGATCCAGTGGTACTGGATGGCCTGGCGGGTGGTCAGGTCCAGAAAGCCGCGCCCGAATTCATCACCAATGTCTGCCAGAACGATCGCCTGCTCGCTCCTCAGAACCCCGGACGGCACCTTCACACGCATCATAAAAAGCCCTTTGTCCTGCGGTTTCTGTACAGTCAGTCCCGCAAATTTAAAATACATATATTGATCCCTGGGAATTGATTCGAACCCGTTTTTTGCATATTTTGGAATATCGTCAAAGATCGACAGGCCGTCTTTTTTCAGCTTATTGATTTCATTTTTATTCAGTCTTTCATTCTGAGCCCAGACTTTTTCATAAGCCATTTTCGCAGGTTCCTCCTTTGCAACAGATCACGTGCCGGGTTACGCACCGATGATTTTGTTCTTTTCTAATAACGCAATCACACGGGCCGTGCTTTGATCGAGTGTCTCTTCTGAGGTATCGACAACCAGTTCCGGGGCCGGCGGTTCTTCGTAGGGGGAACTGATACCGGTAAAAGCTTCAATTTCCCCGTCACGTGCTTTTCGGTACAGTCCCTTGGGATCACGTGCTTCACAGACGTCAAGCGGACACTTGACATAAATTTCAAAAAATTCATCTTCGGGTACTTTTTCGCGGGCGGCCCTGCGCTCGGAGGTAAACGGTGAGATAAAGGCAGTCAGAACAACGGCATTACTGTCGACAAAGAGGGCCGCAACTTCACTGATTCTGCGAATGTTCTCCTTCCGGTCAGCATCAGTAAATCCGAGATCATGGTTCAGTCCGGACCGGATGTTGTCGCCATCCAGCAGATACGTCCGAATCCCCTTCTTAAACAGCTCAGCTTCGACACGATTGGCGAGCGTAGATTTGCCGGAGCCGGAAAGTCCGGTGAACCAGACCACTGCGCCACGATGTCCGCTCCTTGCTTCTCTGTCCGCCCGGGTCACCGTCGTTTTATGCCAGACAATATTCTCTGAACCTGCCATATGCCATACACGCTCCTTATTTAGCCTGGCCGGCTTTTTCTTTCAGTCCGTCGATCAGCACCTGCACGACTTGCGGCCGGCTGAATGTTTCCGGCGGCCGGATGCCGTCGCGCAGCATCGCTCTGACTTTCGTTCCGGACAAAGCCACATGATAGGAAGCATCGTGCGGGCAGGTTTTATTCGATGCCATACTGCCGCATTTCGTGCAGTAATAACTGTTTTCAAAGAACAGCGTCTGAATGTCCAGCTCCTCACGTGTAAAATGAGAAAAAATTTTCTGTGCATCATAAGGACCATAGTAATCTTTGACGCCTGCATGATCTCTGCCGACGATAAAGTGGGTACATCCGAAGTTCTTACGGCAGATCGCGTGAAACACCGCTTCACGCGGACCGGCATAGCGCATGGCGGCCGGAAATACGGCAAGCGCCGTCCGTTCTTTAACATAATAGTTGTCTATCAGAACATGGTAGCTGCGCAGACGAATATCGGCCGGAATATCATCCTTCTTCGTCTCTCCTACCAGTGGATTGATGAAAAGGCCGTCCACCGTCTCAAGGGCAGTCTTCTGAATATATTCATGTGCCCGGTGAATCGGGTTCCGGGTCTGGAAACCGACGATCGTCTTCCACCCTTTCTGATCAAACAGCCGGCGTGTTTCCACGGGATCGAGAAAGTCCGCGGCGAAGGCCTGCGGGCGCGGTGAACGTCTCAGAAGCCGGACCGGGCCGGAAAGATAAACCGCTCCCCGATCGAACAACCGCTTTACGCCCGGATGCTCGCGGTCGGTTGTTCCATACACTTTCCGGGCTTCATTTTCCTTATCCGGGCGAAATTTACCGGTGACCTCAAGTGTCCCATAGACCACGCCCTGATAGACCAGACGGGCTCTGTCTCCCGCCGACACCTGAGCGGCTGCCTCCTCACTGACCGGCAGGGTGACCGGAATGGTCCAGGCAAGACCCCTTTTCAGTCTCATTTCCTCGACCACAGAT from the Sporolactobacillus sp. Y61 genome contains:
- a CDS encoding HAD-IA family hydrolase, which translates into the protein MHILWDFDGTLFNTYPIYQKLMKEVLPDRSEQEILAHIKISFTHAFSYFHMTVSQIRAFRDLMHQVPAKAVQPFDGLENVLSSAEKHVIMTHNNRHDVLQVLKYHQLDSYFNDIVAYEDGFPKKPDPASYVYLDRKYGIDLVIGDRLLDIISGRKIGSRTCLFQNRQPGADFYLEDYREFFNVINNNF
- a CDS encoding DNA methyltransferase; its protein translation is MLNTIDFLPRTPKRSHLNKKGKSGFYDYYAGYSSEFVEDVLNFWNLPHASVILDPWNGSGTTTNVAAAHGYKALGFDINPVMLIVAKSREISPSAASRLEFFKRLIIERYNSHRSNQFPYSDPLEGWLTLETSTAIRNIEALIQTIIIKHKTPFLLYHNLGELKNLSAEASFFYVGLFRLLREISLPLRSSNPTWIKRPKLGERKISISDNSILEIFQDQVEELIELLHQEQNINGPRQVRLDIAMSENLPLEDKSVNAIVTSPPYCTRIDYAVLTSLELGLLGCSQKEMKHLRQNFMGTPVISKTKPVVSQKWGQGCLKIIDAIGNHESKASQTYYLRTYLQYFDSLNHSLRELNRVLKNDGQCVLVVQNSYYKNVYINLAEIIKDMTEPFHWEIVQIFDYLSPQNMLQINSKSKKYRVDGKEKEFVLFFKKEGSDD
- a CDS encoding DUF262 domain-containing protein, with protein sequence MTNRGKSAPVELIEKVDSKIEMVRTRSLDLSFNELLDMYQSEELEIAPEYQRLFRWSEEKQSQFIESLILEMPIPPIYVIETEEGVYELIDGLQRISSYLHFRGALKDSDFLRLIDCDIVTELNGYTYDELPKALQIKLKRNFIRVEVIRKGSDQRLRYYMFKRLNTGGELLSEQELRNCTIRLLDERFNDFIIELSRNKDFKACMTHLSAQNFNLKIDQEYVLKFFAFKNDREHYQKNIASFVTSYMEGVSYSPGEEEHIPFDYQKEKAIFNKTFAVLHSSLGEYAFARVNNHGNWVSSVSPTHFDAITLGIQPYIEELNAEDPRQMGHLNQLLKQIKQNSDFLNATLGGGKNTRSYLEQRIKLVEERVGEWLRGSGKTS
- a CDS encoding MAE_28990/MAE_18760 family HEPN-like nuclease; the encoded protein is MSGFVDQEKLLDKRAQLEEELTWRADEIRLLRNQLSYIEFEKDQNRFRKALLVMLYSHYEGFCSIAFQIYIAAINEEHLKRSEVNHFLAASSMIEAFDAYEDDNIKPRHYKKIFKKTLPDKNNLQKFARQIDFVDSFSDLWTQNVYIPDDIVDTESNLWPIVLKKLLYRLGLPCNYFEDQECYIHELVNRRNGIAHGRDKEGITADIYNHIEKSTFSIMERVINLIIDALKKGIYLVPSS
- a CDS encoding L-lactate dehydrogenase, which encodes MSHTVRKIGIVGIGNVGKAAATAILHENVADELYISDIDSERAKGEAWDFADSIETNPSRTRVYEVPLEGLVPCDVILVTVTDRSLIATSSRLKLLKGTSAIAYDIVPKLRQAGFNGFYVVATNPCDIITYLFYHLSGLPKNHVIGTGTALDSMRLRRQISKAVGDIDPRSISAYMLGEHGDSQFAAWSHARIGGQSIDDYEAENRARFGKLDRDKIEDAARHFGWEIHKRKGNTQFGIGNQLAFFAKTILNQAHTITPASVILEGEYGQHHVSIGVPIVLGGNGVEEILHFHLNERETKSFNASAKLIRDHIDQTLTDYEETAEK
- a CDS encoding NAD(P)-dependent oxidoreductase, producing the protein MLDMKGRKAVVAGGGRAAALKIQALLSGGAFVTVISPRKSAELEKWAAAGQIKWLRRAWQEGDARGAFLTFAATDDAELNTEIAGQVGPNQLVHIAGDYEQGDFILPAVLRRGRLTLSVSTGGASPGLARQIRNSLSDQLPEDTETWLEFLFQARRKIREKLHDPESKKKCFQKMMDPAFRQPERQAELLADVDGFIRVCLTDGTF
- a CDS encoding sirohydrochlorin chelatase, giving the protein MLGVLYVSHGTRVKEGLHQANHFLQKCMLQVHVPIQKVCYLELVRPNIQEGIRRCVAAGVRTLLVQPLLLLTAGHAKRDIPGEIDKARKKYRHVHFICGRPFGVDDIIIHLLIERLHEKQQNLPERYAILLVGRGSSDPDTKRDFAAIRRLLLNKGIPSVIVCYMAAASPSFQEGLERVVREKRGQTFVIPYLLFTGVLMKTISRSVREKNEAGAAFVLCRPLGYHPALIQLMKKRIRESLQDVPPHYA
- the cobA gene encoding uroporphyrinogen-III C-methyltransferase; the protein is MGKVYLVGAGPGDPELITVKGLHLIRSADVILYDRLVNEELLDEARPSAERIYCGKLPHAHPLKQEAINHLLVNQARKKKRVVRLKGGDPFVFGRGGEEAAFLAKAGIPFEIVPGVTAGIAAPAYAGIPVTHRDYSSSIAFVTGHAKKGGKETVDWSKLATSVDTLAIYMGVSSLAHITAELIAHGRQPATPVALIEWGTTDHQRTITTSLKEASEEAGRRHLLNPAMIIVGEVVRLRETLKWFEAVRPSVNTAREAY
- a CDS encoding DUF3906 family protein, producing MELYRFIVTSEEQEIPVVAVAENEESAFRIVDRELDRTFLKKIRVDDIALVEKKRILKNGAGFVLHKRKSFE
- a CDS encoding nitrite/sulfite reductase; its protein translation is MAYEKVWAQNERLNKNEINKLKKDGLSIFDDIPKYAKNGFESIPRDQYMYFKFAGLTVQKPQDKGLFMMRVKVPSGVLRSEQAIVLADIGDEFGRGFLDLTTRQAIQYHWIPLEHLPEIFDRLKAVGLTTSEAEGDAPRNIVGNPLAGIDPDELFDTRPIVDRVFHYFQDNPDFSNLPRKYKISINSNVYNVGQAQINDLAFMPATKVIDSKKVSGFHVLVGGGLAARPYLAKKLNVFIHTADEVIKVADAVTRLYRDFGYRKSRARARLKYLIADWGIKKFEEKVLELTGPLTPAGHDETKGWNAGYFYGVHPQKQNGLSYVGVSVPVGRLSADDFRSFARLAGAYGTGELRTANSQNLILPNIPNEKTDQLLADDLFKKFPIHPSHFMGYAVACTGNEFCNLALTNTKDRMREIAQFLDREIDIDVLVRINMVGCTNSCGQRQIADIGIQGLKLRTKDKQLVDAYELFVGGSLKGTGHFNERLKGRIPDYLLPAVLKDFLVYFKEHKGKGESFFSFKNRVGTDFLQHLLNKIMAGHSEEAG